In Arachis hypogaea cultivar Tifrunner chromosome 2, arahy.Tifrunner.gnm2.J5K5, whole genome shotgun sequence, a genomic segment contains:
- the LOC112740748 gene encoding uncharacterized protein isoform X3, with protein sequence MWREGWCIGFKISRRYAGVGSNVTVYATIAQQLQDKTVRDVALRVRWMKEVSYKEENIQNSKKRKDDLKLTKKSRNRKEKVSGRAVPSSRLVARSDVASSVPRMATMKSTDCTSYKAIGGLIGTLMEQNAQAFNQLSKNLASRMHGKNIEIFHQVRENFNKIMKDLNETPDPMSLMPPLPKLLALDEMEKLSNPKPPYTPMFQETDFILL encoded by the exons GTATGCTGGTGTTGGTTCTAACGTAACAGTCTATGCGACCATAGCACAACAGCTGCAAGATAAGACAGTTAGGGATGTGGCGCTTCGAGTTCGGTGGATGAAGGAAGTAAgctat AAAGAAGAAAACATTCAAAATAGCAAGAAGAGGAAGGATGATCTTAAGTTAACCAAGAAAAGTAGAAATAGAAAG GAGAAAGTTTCAGGCCGTGCAGTGCCTTCTTCTCGCCTTGTTGCTCGATCCGATGTTGCCTCATCAGTGCCACGAATGGCTACGATGAAAAGTACTGATTGTACTTCTTACAAAG CAATTGGAGGTCTAATAGGTACACTCATGGAGCAAAATGCACAGGCCTTCAACCAACTCTCAAAAAATCTTGCTTCTCGTATG CATGGGAAGAATATTGAGATTTTTCACCAAGTGAGAGAGAACttcaataaaattatgaaaga TTTGAATGAAACACCAGACCCAATGAGCCTAATGCCACCCCTTCCTAAGTTGCTTGCGTTAGATGAGATGGAAAAGTTATCCAACCCCAAACCGCCATATACCCCTATGTTTCAAGAAACGGATTTCATTTTGTTATAG
- the LOC112740748 gene encoding uncharacterized protein isoform X4, which produces MWREGWCIGFKISRRYAGVGSNVTVYATIAQQLQDKTVRDVALRVRWMKEKEENIQNSKKRKDDLKLTKKSRNRKEKVSGRAVPSSRLVARSDVASSVPRMATMKSTDCTSYKAIGGLIGTLMEQNAQAFNQLSKNLASRMHGKNIEIFHQVRENFNKIMKDLNETPDPMSLMPPLPKLLALDEMEKLSNPKPPYTPMFQETDFILL; this is translated from the exons GTATGCTGGTGTTGGTTCTAACGTAACAGTCTATGCGACCATAGCACAACAGCTGCAAGATAAGACAGTTAGGGATGTGGCGCTTCGAGTTCGGTGGATGAAGGAA AAAGAAGAAAACATTCAAAATAGCAAGAAGAGGAAGGATGATCTTAAGTTAACCAAGAAAAGTAGAAATAGAAAG GAGAAAGTTTCAGGCCGTGCAGTGCCTTCTTCTCGCCTTGTTGCTCGATCCGATGTTGCCTCATCAGTGCCACGAATGGCTACGATGAAAAGTACTGATTGTACTTCTTACAAAG CAATTGGAGGTCTAATAGGTACACTCATGGAGCAAAATGCACAGGCCTTCAACCAACTCTCAAAAAATCTTGCTTCTCGTATG CATGGGAAGAATATTGAGATTTTTCACCAAGTGAGAGAGAACttcaataaaattatgaaaga TTTGAATGAAACACCAGACCCAATGAGCCTAATGCCACCCCTTCCTAAGTTGCTTGCGTTAGATGAGATGGAAAAGTTATCCAACCCCAAACCGCCATATACCCCTATGTTTCAAGAAACGGATTTCATTTTGTTATAG